Proteins from one Catenuloplanes atrovinosus genomic window:
- a CDS encoding SigE family RNA polymerase sigma factor has translation MSDGTDADYLAYVHGRMVTLRRWAYLLSGDTHQADDLVQETLTTVYSRWHRVSQADNVDGYVHRILVRTFLNERRRGWWKVRLFGEAAPEQQSGAVNVEERQVLRAALARITPNQQAVLVLRFLCDQSVADTAQVLGVSEGTVKSQTKHALTAMRRILGERMPSLTLEVSR, from the coding sequence ATGAGCGACGGTACGGACGCCGATTACCTCGCGTACGTGCACGGGCGGATGGTGACGCTGCGCCGATGGGCGTACCTGCTCAGCGGCGACACGCACCAGGCGGACGACCTGGTGCAGGAGACGCTGACCACCGTGTACTCGCGATGGCACCGGGTGTCGCAGGCGGACAACGTCGACGGGTACGTGCACCGGATCCTCGTGCGCACATTCCTCAACGAGCGCCGCCGGGGGTGGTGGAAGGTGCGCCTGTTCGGCGAGGCCGCCCCCGAGCAGCAGTCGGGCGCCGTGAACGTGGAGGAGCGGCAGGTGCTGCGGGCCGCGCTGGCCCGGATCACCCCGAACCAGCAGGCCGTGCTGGTGCTGCGGTTCCTCTGCGATCAGAGCGTGGCCGACACGGCACAGGTCCTCGGCGTGTCCGAGGGCACCGTCAAGTCCCAGACCAAGCACGCCCTGACCGCCATGCGCAGGATTCTCGGCGAGCGGATGCCGAGCCTGACCCTGGAGGTATCCCGATGA
- a CDS encoding S8 family peptidase, producing MISVRRGRALAAAVVTLMAVGTGAPATAAEPEGRVLNADGPNAIAGSYIVVLKDAAVTAEAVPGTAGALAGRHGGAVVRTYRHAVRGFEATLTERAARRLAADPAVASVTQNATVTGSDVQSPTPSWGLDRIDQRALPFDDSFTYPGNAPRVTAYVIDGGINLTHAEFTGRVRSGWDFVDNDADATDCRGHGTHVAGTVGGTTYGVAKNVELVAVRVLNCEGSGTIASTIAGIDWVTADHEAGTPAVANMSLNAARVFPAEDEAVRRSIADGVTYVVSAGNDNGGNACDHTPAGVREAIVVGATGPDDARAPFSNVGSCVDLFAPGVDILSANIGGDTATRLWSGTSMAAPHVAGAAALVLADHPTFTPAEVADELLREATRDVVGAPGTGSPNALLHVDSTAPANDFSLEVTPATGTVTAGGSVTATVAGTVTRGAAQQVTLAARGLPAGATATFAPATIGSGGTTELTVATTAKTAPGRYDVLVVGAGPSATRPAWFTLTVAGAAGCVGANESNLSLESDHPVEVPITITGCAGNAAANSTVEVHLDHTYVADLEVKLIAPSGNEYNLVNRTGDGADDLDYTFTHDLSAEPADGVWKLWVFDNAPSGSGVTDSWALHLGGEQLPAPVCGGVSAADHPFLDMETVEDPITVDGCDRAASAHSYVEVRILHPQERDLAVYLVAPDGERIGLQVNHAHFTPNSIRTFIADLSGKPANGVWRLQVADGIWGSEPGLLDGWKLTL from the coding sequence TTGATATCGGTACGAAGAGGCCGCGCGCTCGCCGCCGCGGTGGTCACGCTGATGGCCGTCGGCACGGGTGCGCCCGCGACGGCGGCGGAACCCGAGGGCAGGGTGCTCAACGCCGACGGCCCGAACGCCATCGCCGGCTCCTACATCGTCGTCCTCAAGGACGCCGCCGTGACCGCGGAGGCGGTGCCCGGCACGGCCGGCGCGCTGGCCGGACGGCACGGCGGCGCGGTCGTCCGCACGTACCGGCACGCGGTGCGCGGCTTCGAGGCCACGCTCACCGAGCGCGCGGCGCGCCGGCTGGCCGCCGACCCCGCGGTCGCGTCCGTGACCCAGAACGCCACGGTGACCGGCTCGGACGTGCAGTCCCCCACGCCGTCCTGGGGCCTGGACCGGATCGACCAGCGCGCGCTCCCCTTCGACGACAGCTTCACCTACCCGGGGAACGCGCCCAGGGTGACCGCGTACGTCATCGACGGCGGCATCAACCTCACGCACGCGGAGTTCACCGGCCGGGTCCGGTCCGGCTGGGACTTCGTGGACAACGACGCGGACGCCACCGACTGCCGCGGGCACGGCACGCACGTGGCCGGCACGGTCGGCGGCACCACGTACGGCGTGGCCAAGAACGTCGAGCTGGTCGCCGTGCGCGTGCTCAACTGCGAGGGCAGCGGCACGATCGCCTCCACCATCGCGGGCATCGACTGGGTCACCGCGGACCACGAGGCCGGCACCCCGGCCGTGGCGAACATGAGCCTGAACGCCGCCCGGGTGTTCCCCGCCGAGGACGAGGCGGTACGCCGGTCCATCGCGGACGGCGTCACCTACGTGGTCTCGGCCGGCAACGACAACGGCGGCAACGCCTGCGACCACACGCCCGCGGGCGTGCGTGAGGCGATCGTGGTGGGCGCCACCGGGCCGGACGACGCCCGCGCGCCGTTCTCCAACGTCGGCTCCTGCGTGGACCTGTTCGCGCCCGGCGTGGACATCCTCTCCGCGAACATCGGCGGCGACACCGCGACCCGCCTGTGGAGCGGCACCTCGATGGCCGCGCCGCACGTCGCCGGCGCGGCCGCGCTGGTCCTGGCCGACCACCCCACGTTCACTCCGGCCGAGGTCGCGGACGAACTGCTCCGGGAGGCGACCCGGGACGTGGTCGGCGCCCCCGGCACCGGCTCACCGAACGCGCTGCTCCACGTGGACTCCACCGCGCCCGCGAACGACTTCTCGCTCGAGGTCACGCCCGCGACCGGCACCGTCACCGCCGGCGGCAGCGTCACGGCCACGGTCGCCGGCACCGTCACGCGCGGCGCGGCGCAGCAGGTCACGCTGGCGGCACGCGGGCTGCCGGCCGGCGCCACCGCGACGTTCGCACCCGCGACGATCGGTTCCGGCGGCACCACCGAGCTGACCGTCGCCACCACCGCGAAGACCGCGCCGGGCAGGTACGACGTGCTGGTCGTGGGCGCCGGCCCGAGCGCGACCCGGCCGGCCTGGTTCACGCTCACCGTCGCCGGGGCCGCCGGCTGCGTCGGCGCGAACGAGAGCAACCTCTCGCTGGAGAGCGACCACCCGGTCGAGGTGCCGATCACGATCACCGGGTGCGCCGGGAACGCGGCCGCGAACAGCACGGTCGAGGTGCACCTCGACCACACCTACGTCGCCGACCTCGAGGTGAAGCTGATCGCGCCCAGCGGCAACGAGTACAACCTGGTCAACCGCACCGGCGACGGCGCGGACGACCTCGACTACACGTTCACCCACGACCTGTCCGCGGAGCCGGCGGACGGCGTGTGGAAGCTGTGGGTGTTCGACAACGCCCCGAGTGGCTCCGGCGTGACCGACTCCTGGGCGCTGCACCTGGGCGGCGAGCAGCTGCCGGCGCCGGTCTGCGGCGGCGTCTCCGCCGCGGACCACCCGTTCCTGGACATGGAGACGGTGGAGGACCCGATCACGGTCGACGGCTGTGACCGGGCCGCGTCGGCGCACAGCTACGTCGAGGTCCGCATCCTGCACCCGCAGGAGCGCGACCTGGCCGTCTACCTGGTCGCGCCGGACGGCGAGCGGATCGGCCTCCAGGTCAACCACGCCCACTTCACGCCGAACTCCATCCGCACCTTCATCGCCGACCTCTCCGGCAAGCCGGCGAACGGCGTGTGGCGGCTGCAGGTGGCCGACGGCATCTGGGGCAGCGAGCCGGGCCTGCTGGACGGCTGGAAACTCACGCTCTAG
- a CDS encoding GNAT family N-acetyltransferase: MIAGCAAVAGAGLLAVHGGGLAGSQAMPSELHPSYPVRTERLLLRPLTLADTDALVAYRSIPDLCRYVPFNPQNRDDIQTRIKGVFANHALTGEGQNLTLGVELAATGELIGDVILFYHSRLHAGGEVGWILNPAYGGHGYATEAARAMLRLGFEELGLRRIIARIDERNVASARLARRLGMRQEARLVENEFFKGEWTTELDFAMLAAEWFASHADARA; encoded by the coding sequence GTGATCGCCGGCTGCGCCGCGGTCGCGGGAGCCGGCCTGCTGGCCGTCCACGGCGGCGGGCTGGCAGGATCGCAGGCGATGCCCAGTGAACTGCACCCCAGTTACCCCGTCCGCACCGAGCGGTTGCTGCTGCGGCCGCTCACCCTGGCGGACACGGACGCGCTCGTCGCCTACCGCAGCATTCCCGACCTCTGCCGGTACGTGCCGTTCAATCCGCAGAACCGGGACGACATCCAGACCCGGATCAAGGGCGTGTTCGCCAACCACGCGCTGACCGGGGAGGGCCAGAACCTCACGCTCGGCGTGGAGTTGGCCGCGACCGGCGAGCTGATCGGCGACGTGATCCTCTTCTATCACAGCCGGCTGCACGCGGGCGGCGAGGTGGGCTGGATTCTCAACCCGGCCTACGGCGGCCACGGGTACGCGACCGAGGCCGCCCGCGCGATGCTCCGGCTCGGCTTCGAGGAGCTCGGCCTGCGCCGGATCATCGCGCGGATCGACGAACGCAACGTCGCCTCGGCCCGGCTGGCGCGCCGCCTGGGCATGCGTCAGGAGGCGCGCCTGGTCGAGAACGAGTTCTTCAAGGGCGAGTGGACCACCGAGCTGGACTTCGCGATGCTCGCCGCCGAGTGGTTCGCCTCGCACGCCGACGCTAGAGCGTGA
- a CDS encoding RidA family protein: MAQRRTVSSGSMFEERIGYARAVVHGDHVYVSGTTGFDYATMTISDDVVEQAEQCLRTIGAALAEAGCTFADVVRVRYLLPDRADFEPCWPVLRRYFGDVRPAATMLVCGLADPRMRIEIEVDARR; the protein is encoded by the coding sequence ATGGCGCAGCGACGCACGGTTTCCAGCGGATCCATGTTCGAGGAGCGGATCGGGTACGCCCGCGCCGTGGTCCACGGCGATCACGTGTACGTCTCCGGGACCACCGGCTTCGACTACGCCACCATGACCATCTCGGACGACGTGGTGGAGCAGGCCGAGCAGTGCCTGCGCACCATCGGCGCGGCGCTCGCGGAGGCCGGCTGCACGTTCGCCGACGTGGTCCGGGTCCGCTACCTGCTGCCGGACCGCGCCGACTTCGAGCCCTGCTGGCCGGTGCTGCGGCGGTACTTCGGCGACGTCCGGCCGGCCGCCACCATGCTGGTCTGCGGCCTCGCCGACCCGCGCATGCGGATCGAGATCGAGGTCGACGCGCGCCGCTGA
- a CDS encoding diguanylate cyclase, whose protein sequence is MRDGVVYDSERTSIVRVAGEPGVLIKTPRGPQAARRAGHERAILHRLAGLPRVQQAAPVDVRDDQVAIAGYDAPTLAESCAGRPMPAEELVRFATELAEVVADVHARGVVHKDINPANILAEGTPRRPILIDFDLATTFAEERPGFTHHSEITGTLPYLAPEQTGRTGWPVDQRADLYALGATLYELATGAPPFGRDGDPLDLIRHHLATVPAPPEDAGPQFAAIVARLLEKEPGRRYQSAEGLLHDLRRMAAEPGAVFPPGGHDFPARLVPPGRLVGRDEELETLRGAFRDAVAGRTRCVLVSGSPGVGKSSLIDQLRPTVTGAGGWFVSAAFDALRRGADVSPVRLAVAAIARLLLAEPEEELIEARWRLRDALGIEAGLLVAIVPEFQAVLGIPAGGSAVDPRTATARLARAGLKLLQAVARPDRPVVLVLDGMQWSGPAPLSLIDEVLGAEELTGLLLVGTYRDADLDAAHPLTALLHRWRDMPDPPVRLELSNLGDADTGALLAELLRLPAHDGAGLAAAVHARTGGNPFDTVVLVNALRREGVLTPGPGGWRWDPEALRRHIGDGDVLSLLGARIAALPEDTAELVADLSCLGGHLSGGVLAVLADGDPERALGPALEDGLLVAAPDGGVRFRHDRVRQAAYTGRDAADRRARHLRLARRLAAEPGCDGLAAEQYQLVAADVTDPAERRRAVGLLVAAAGHARLVSNYAATEKLLAAAAGLVRGDGPDDDGLRLAIDVERHAALIGLARLDEADAVYQAVRAAAPPLRLAPAATLQAGSLTRRGRAAEACDLGLAVLAALGHPVPDGPDLAEAVHTGVDLVSAWASTPDGLPENTDPGTAAAGLLINQMLLSAYLARPAVVPWLVSEAVRLRVRGGPCRELIGPVGHVMFLTVLARDDYRTGYLAALEVLAESEAHGYEPATSQARYLCATSALPWFEPLEEALRQLRRAREGLLRAGDQVLAGITYWVSASMLMDCGATLDELATEVDHGLALAARTGNDLIAGGLICWRQLVHALRNTGSLDDGEFSAAGHLARVRHVPIAAAHLLFAEALVAAILGDDDALERATSVEDAMTVGVATPLSQLGCLLRCLALTGRLRRPGEPRRPQLLAELDRHRFWLAARAAQGPANLAHLHLLIEAERAAVDADFDSAIRFYDEALHLAGSRRPWHRALIAERAGRYHLGEGLRHAGERLITDAFHRYGEWGATGVCARLAAAYPFLRDAGRRTPGGSTVITSDAVDLLAVLRASQALSSTTRVGRLQERVAEVLTALTGATGVRLVLRDVESGGWFLLDADEDVVPLAEAAGRLPVTAIRYAQRTGVPLLIGDTSDDDRFRGDAYLRSLPGCSMLIVPILSRGEPRGMLVLESRHGRNAFAVNGIDAVQLIAGQLSVSLDNALLYASLERKVAERTEALRAANEQLEMLAVTDPLTGLANRRRLTEVLEEAWRRSVRPGMPLAVALIDIDRFKLLNDFYGHQAGDECLRQVARTLVRAVRDTDTVARFGGEEFVAVLPGADRETAVVVAERMRAAVAALAHEHELSEHGVVTVSVGVAAAVPDRVGRHESLIKLADEALYAAKRDGRNRVVAHG, encoded by the coding sequence ATGAGGGACGGCGTCGTCTACGACAGCGAGCGCACGAGCATCGTCCGGGTCGCCGGCGAGCCGGGCGTGCTGATCAAGACGCCGCGCGGCCCGCAGGCCGCGCGCCGGGCCGGGCACGAGCGCGCGATCCTGCACCGGCTGGCCGGGCTGCCGCGCGTGCAGCAGGCCGCGCCGGTGGACGTGCGCGACGACCAGGTGGCGATCGCCGGCTACGACGCGCCCACGCTCGCGGAGAGCTGCGCCGGCCGGCCGATGCCCGCGGAGGAACTGGTCCGCTTCGCCACCGAGCTGGCCGAGGTGGTCGCGGACGTGCACGCGCGCGGCGTGGTGCACAAGGACATCAACCCGGCGAACATCCTGGCCGAGGGTACGCCGCGGCGGCCGATCCTGATCGACTTCGACCTGGCCACCACGTTCGCGGAGGAGCGGCCGGGCTTCACCCACCACTCGGAGATCACCGGCACGCTGCCGTACCTGGCACCGGAGCAGACCGGGCGCACCGGCTGGCCGGTCGACCAGCGCGCGGACCTGTACGCGCTCGGCGCCACGCTCTACGAGCTGGCCACCGGCGCACCGCCGTTCGGCCGGGACGGGGACCCGCTCGACCTGATCCGCCACCACCTCGCCACCGTGCCCGCGCCGCCGGAGGACGCCGGCCCGCAGTTCGCCGCGATCGTCGCGCGCCTGCTGGAGAAGGAACCGGGCCGCCGCTACCAGAGCGCCGAGGGGCTGCTGCACGACCTGCGCCGGATGGCCGCGGAACCCGGCGCGGTGTTCCCGCCCGGGGGGCACGACTTCCCGGCGCGGCTGGTGCCCCCGGGGCGGCTGGTCGGCCGGGACGAGGAACTGGAGACGCTGCGCGGGGCGTTCCGGGACGCGGTCGCCGGCCGTACCCGCTGCGTCCTGGTCTCGGGGTCGCCCGGCGTCGGCAAGAGCAGCCTGATCGACCAGCTCCGGCCCACGGTCACCGGCGCGGGCGGCTGGTTCGTCTCCGCGGCCTTCGACGCGTTGCGGCGCGGCGCGGACGTCAGCCCGGTGCGGCTCGCGGTCGCCGCGATCGCCCGGCTGCTGCTCGCCGAGCCGGAGGAGGAGCTGATCGAGGCGCGCTGGCGGCTGCGGGACGCGCTCGGCATCGAGGCCGGGCTGCTGGTCGCGATCGTGCCCGAGTTCCAGGCCGTGCTCGGCATCCCGGCCGGTGGCAGCGCCGTGGACCCGCGCACCGCCACCGCCCGGCTGGCCCGCGCCGGCCTCAAGCTGCTGCAGGCCGTGGCGCGCCCGGACCGGCCGGTGGTGCTGGTGCTGGACGGCATGCAGTGGTCCGGCCCGGCGCCGCTGAGCCTGATCGACGAGGTGCTGGGCGCCGAGGAGCTGACCGGGCTGCTGCTGGTCGGCACGTACCGGGACGCGGACCTGGACGCGGCCCATCCGCTCACCGCACTGCTTCACCGCTGGCGGGACATGCCCGACCCACCGGTACGGCTGGAGCTGTCCAACCTCGGCGACGCGGACACCGGCGCGCTGCTGGCCGAGCTGCTGCGGCTGCCCGCGCACGACGGCGCCGGGCTGGCCGCCGCCGTGCACGCGCGCACCGGCGGCAACCCGTTCGACACGGTCGTGCTGGTCAACGCGCTGCGCCGGGAGGGCGTGCTGACCCCCGGGCCGGGCGGATGGCGGTGGGACCCGGAGGCGCTGCGCCGGCACATCGGCGACGGCGACGTGCTGAGCCTGCTCGGCGCGCGGATCGCGGCGCTGCCCGAGGACACGGCCGAGCTGGTCGCGGACCTGTCCTGCCTCGGCGGTCACCTCTCCGGCGGCGTGCTGGCCGTGCTCGCGGACGGCGACCCGGAGCGCGCGCTCGGCCCGGCGCTGGAGGACGGGCTGCTGGTCGCGGCGCCGGACGGCGGCGTGCGGTTCCGGCACGACCGGGTGCGGCAGGCCGCGTACACCGGCCGGGACGCGGCCGACCGGCGCGCCCGGCACCTGCGGCTGGCCCGCCGGCTGGCCGCGGAGCCCGGATGCGACGGGCTGGCGGCGGAGCAGTACCAACTGGTGGCCGCGGACGTCACCGACCCGGCCGAGCGGCGGCGCGCGGTCGGGCTGCTGGTCGCCGCGGCCGGGCACGCGCGCCTGGTCTCCAACTACGCGGCCACCGAGAAGCTGCTCGCCGCCGCGGCCGGGCTGGTCCGCGGCGACGGGCCGGACGACGACGGGCTGCGGCTGGCGATCGACGTGGAGCGGCACGCCGCGCTGATCGGCCTCGCCCGGCTGGACGAGGCGGACGCGGTCTACCAGGCGGTCCGGGCCGCGGCCCCGCCGCTGCGGCTCGCACCGGCCGCCACGCTGCAGGCCGGCAGCCTGACCCGGCGCGGACGCGCGGCGGAGGCGTGCGACCTCGGGCTCGCCGTGCTGGCCGCGCTCGGCCACCCGGTCCCGGACGGGCCGGACCTGGCGGAGGCCGTGCACACCGGCGTCGATCTGGTGTCCGCGTGGGCGTCGACGCCGGACGGGCTGCCGGAGAACACGGACCCGGGGACCGCGGCGGCCGGCCTGCTGATCAACCAGATGTTGCTGTCCGCGTACCTGGCGCGGCCCGCGGTCGTACCGTGGCTGGTCTCCGAGGCGGTGCGGCTGCGCGTGCGCGGCGGGCCGTGCCGGGAGCTGATCGGCCCGGTCGGGCACGTCATGTTCCTCACCGTGCTGGCCCGCGACGACTACCGCACCGGATACCTGGCCGCGCTGGAGGTGCTGGCGGAGAGCGAGGCGCACGGGTACGAACCGGCCACCTCGCAGGCCCGGTACCTGTGCGCGACCTCCGCGCTGCCGTGGTTCGAGCCGCTGGAGGAGGCGCTGCGCCAGCTCCGCCGCGCCCGCGAGGGGCTGCTGCGCGCCGGGGACCAGGTGCTGGCCGGCATCACGTACTGGGTGAGCGCCTCGATGCTGATGGACTGCGGCGCCACGCTGGACGAGCTGGCCACCGAGGTGGACCACGGGCTCGCGCTGGCCGCCCGGACCGGCAACGACCTGATCGCCGGCGGGCTGATCTGCTGGCGGCAACTGGTGCACGCGCTGCGCAACACCGGCTCGCTGGACGACGGGGAGTTCTCCGCGGCCGGCCACCTGGCCCGGGTGCGCCACGTGCCGATCGCGGCCGCCCACCTGCTCTTCGCGGAGGCGCTGGTGGCGGCGATCCTCGGCGACGACGACGCGCTGGAGCGCGCCACCTCGGTCGAGGACGCGATGACGGTCGGCGTGGCGACGCCGCTCAGCCAGCTCGGCTGCCTGCTGCGCTGCCTGGCGCTCACCGGGCGGCTGCGGCGGCCCGGCGAGCCGCGCCGCCCGCAGCTGCTGGCCGAGCTGGACCGCCACCGGTTCTGGCTGGCCGCGCGCGCCGCCCAGGGCCCGGCGAACCTGGCCCACCTGCACCTGCTGATCGAGGCGGAGCGGGCGGCCGTGGACGCCGACTTCGACAGCGCGATCCGGTTCTACGACGAGGCGCTGCACCTGGCCGGGAGCCGCCGTCCCTGGCACCGCGCGCTGATCGCGGAGCGGGCCGGGCGGTACCACCTGGGCGAGGGACTGCGGCACGCCGGCGAGCGGCTGATCACCGACGCCTTCCACCGGTACGGCGAGTGGGGCGCGACCGGCGTCTGCGCGCGACTGGCCGCGGCGTACCCGTTCCTGCGCGACGCCGGCCGCCGCACCCCCGGCGGCAGCACCGTGATCACGTCGGACGCGGTCGACCTGCTGGCCGTGCTGCGCGCGTCGCAGGCGCTCAGCTCCACCACCCGCGTCGGGCGCCTCCAGGAGCGCGTGGCGGAGGTGCTGACCGCGCTGACCGGCGCGACCGGCGTGCGGCTGGTGCTGCGCGACGTGGAGTCCGGCGGCTGGTTCCTGCTCGACGCGGACGAGGACGTGGTGCCGTTGGCGGAGGCGGCGGGCCGGCTGCCGGTGACCGCGATCCGGTACGCGCAGCGCACCGGCGTGCCGCTGCTGATCGGCGACACCTCGGACGACGACCGGTTCCGCGGCGACGCGTACCTGCGGTCGCTACCCGGATGCTCGATGTTGATCGTGCCGATCCTGAGCCGCGGCGAGCCGCGCGGCATGCTGGTGCTGGAGAGCCGGCACGGGCGCAACGCGTTCGCGGTCAACGGCATCGACGCGGTGCAGCTCATCGCCGGCCAGCTCTCCGTCTCGCTGGACAACGCGCTGCTCTACGCCAGCCTGGAACGCAAGGTGGCGGAGCGCACCGAGGCGCTGCGCGCGGCGAACGAGCAGCTCGAGATGCTGGCCGTGACCGATCCGCTGACCGGGCTGGCGAACCGGCGCCGGCTCACCGAGGTGCTGGAGGAGGCCTGGCGCCGGTCGGTGCGCCCCGGGATGCCGCTGGCCGTCGCGCTGATCGACATCGACCGCTTCAAGCTGCTCAACGACTTCTACGGGCACCAGGCCGGCGACGAGTGCCTGCGCCAGGTGGCGCGCACGCTGGTCCGCGCGGTCCGGGACACGGACACGGTGGCGCGGTTCGGCGGCGAGGAGTTCGTGGCGGTGCTGCCGGGCGCGGACCGGGAGACCGCGGTCGTGGTGGCGGAGCGGATGCGCGCGGCGGTCGCGGCGCTGGCGCACGAGCACGAGCTGTCCGAGCACGGCGTGGTCACGGTCAGCGTGGGCGTGGCCGCGGCCGTCCCGGACCGGGTCGGCCGGCACGAGTCGCTGATCAAGCTGGCCGACGAGGCGCTCTACGCCGCGAAGCGGGACGGCCGCAACCGTGTCGTGGCGCACGGCTGA
- a CDS encoding NADPH-dependent F420 reductase, which yields MAHVSIIGSGNMGQAVSGLAAKGGNSVELFNSADAGKPVTGDIVVLAVPYAAVAGVVAARRAELAGKVVVDLTNPIDFATFDGLVVPADGSAAAEIAAALPESRVVKAFNTTFGGTLASGSVGGAAPTTVLIAGDDADAKAAVAALVQGGGLKAVDAGGLKRARELEALALLQITLAAGEKITWTGGFAVVN from the coding sequence ATGGCGCACGTCAGCATCATCGGCAGCGGCAACATGGGCCAGGCCGTCTCCGGCCTCGCGGCCAAGGGCGGCAACTCGGTCGAGCTGTTCAACAGCGCGGACGCGGGCAAGCCGGTCACCGGCGACATCGTGGTGCTGGCCGTGCCGTACGCGGCCGTCGCCGGCGTCGTCGCGGCCCGCCGCGCGGAGCTGGCCGGCAAGGTCGTGGTCGACCTGACCAACCCGATCGATTTCGCGACCTTCGACGGCCTGGTCGTCCCGGCCGACGGGTCCGCCGCCGCCGAGATCGCGGCCGCACTGCCGGAGTCCCGCGTGGTCAAGGCCTTCAACACCACCTTCGGCGGCACGCTGGCGTCCGGCTCGGTCGGCGGCGCCGCCCCGACCACGGTCCTGATCGCGGGCGATGACGCGGACGCCAAGGCCGCGGTCGCCGCGCTCGTCCAGGGCGGCGGTCTGAAGGCGGTCGACGCCGGCGGCCTCAAGCGCGCCCGCGAGCTGGAGGCGCTCGCCCTCCTCCAGATCACGCTCGCGGCCGGCGAGAAGATCACCTGGACCGGCGGGTTCGCCGTCGTCAACTGA
- a CDS encoding MarR family winged helix-turn-helix transcriptional regulator — protein MDTQWLTRQQLAAWVRLIAVVELLPGVLDSQLRRDSQLTHFDYYVLAMLSEAPDRKMRMTELAEHTTATLARLSHVVQRLEARGLVERRPCPGDKRATNAHLTEAGWAKVQEAAPGHVNTVRHHVIDALTPAQITQLHEITEAILNRLDPDGRGTTLHHRYD, from the coding sequence GTGGACACGCAATGGCTCACCCGCCAGCAGCTGGCGGCCTGGGTACGGCTGATCGCCGTGGTCGAGCTGCTGCCCGGCGTGCTGGACTCCCAGCTGCGCCGGGACTCGCAGCTCACCCACTTCGACTACTACGTGCTCGCGATGCTCTCCGAGGCGCCCGACCGGAAGATGCGGATGACCGAGCTGGCCGAGCACACCACCGCCACGCTCGCCCGGCTGTCCCACGTCGTACAGCGCCTGGAGGCACGCGGCCTGGTCGAACGCCGGCCCTGCCCGGGCGACAAGCGCGCCACCAACGCGCACCTCACCGAGGCGGGCTGGGCCAAGGTCCAGGAGGCGGCGCCGGGCCATGTCAACACGGTGCGCCATCACGTGATCGACGCGCTCACGCCGGCCCAGATCACCCAGCTGCACGAGATCACCGAGGCGATCCTGAACCGTCTCGACCCGGACGGGCGCGGCACCACGCTCCACCACCGGTACGACTGA
- a CDS encoding group I truncated hemoglobin, producing the protein MTLYESIGGEPAVRAAVAEFYRRVVADPELAGYFAGVDLARLKAHQRAFLATAVGGPGAYHGRSMTDAHAGLGITGAAFDAVVAHLAAALTTLGVPEPEIARIAATLAPLRADIVEDRMSNG; encoded by the coding sequence ATGACGCTGTACGAGTCCATCGGGGGTGAGCCCGCGGTCCGGGCCGCCGTGGCGGAGTTCTATCGGCGGGTCGTCGCCGACCCGGAGTTGGCCGGCTACTTCGCCGGCGTGGACCTCGCCCGGCTCAAGGCGCACCAGCGCGCGTTCCTGGCCACGGCGGTCGGCGGGCCGGGTGCCTACCACGGACGGTCCATGACGGACGCGCACGCGGGCCTGGGCATCACCGGCGCGGCGTTCGACGCCGTGGTCGCCCATCTGGCGGCCGCGCTGACCACGCTCGGCGTGCCCGAGCCGGAGATCGCCCGCATCGCGGCCACGCTGGCTCCGCTGCGGGCGGACATAGTCGAGGACCGGATGAGCAACGGGTGA
- a CDS encoding LysE family translocator has translation MIDWAGFIPAALLVSLIPGANQLLGLGNAVRHGSLRALAGIGGRLAAFVVLIGLVVAGLGAVLAASATALEVIKWVGVVYLAWLGVTSLRGALRAEAQHTRSTTRHGVAPIVTHEFVVAISNPKALLLFAALLPQFTDTTTPGADLRLALLGAAYLAIELLVGLLYIAVGRRIGASGIPARTQRRVAVGTGITFLGMAGLLAADDLT, from the coding sequence ATGATCGACTGGGCCGGATTCATCCCCGCCGCGCTGCTCGTCTCGCTCATCCCCGGCGCGAACCAGCTGCTCGGCCTCGGCAACGCCGTACGGCACGGCTCGCTGCGCGCGCTGGCCGGCATCGGCGGCCGGCTGGCCGCGTTCGTGGTGCTGATCGGCCTGGTGGTGGCCGGCCTCGGCGCGGTGCTGGCCGCGTCCGCCACCGCACTCGAAGTGATCAAGTGGGTGGGCGTGGTCTACCTGGCCTGGCTCGGCGTGACCAGCCTGCGCGGCGCACTGCGCGCCGAGGCGCAGCACACCCGGTCCACCACCCGGCACGGCGTCGCACCGATCGTCACGCACGAGTTCGTGGTCGCGATCAGCAACCCGAAGGCGCTGCTCCTCTTCGCCGCGCTGCTCCCCCAGTTCACCGACACCACCACCCCCGGCGCCGACCTGCGGCTCGCCCTGCTCGGCGCCGCCTACCTCGCCATCGAACTCCTGGTCGGCCTCCTCTACATCGCGGTCGGCCGCCGCATCGGCGCCAGCGGCATCCCCGCCCGCACCCAGCGCCGCGTCGCCGTCGGCACCGGCATCACCTTCCTCGGCATGGCCGGCCTCCTCGCCGCCGACGACCTCACCTGA